Proteins encoded in a region of the Watersipora subatra chromosome 5, tzWatSuba1.1, whole genome shotgun sequence genome:
- the LOC137396621 gene encoding uncharacterized protein, producing the protein MASSVNNDATTPVFTTTSTTTQVATRTTTTTPTTTTTTTTTTTPTTTPTTTTPTTTTTPTTTPSTTTTPTTTATFTTTTTPTTTTTPTAINTPTTTIPMTTTTPTLTTTTTRTTTSYTIASTRASDDDREATISFTYQNMRECTGLRVQYHPTAANEKSIPRVYIVFQQYYGVCAPRSFTLAIHSEIMSWNNEGKYFYLALDFSTLMSGYCIAYRITKCGGDVKHCIALNNQTQYYQVPLDINHCTATRTVSTTMRSTIITKAATGGSRLKPSKKKLDDSTLATLISLSIVGLVVLFIGITCSVVLNKWMKKQRRARQRIIYRENRALAAEPASRRETRQTGCRIFVPGSPENDSTPPSYSSLSPWLERLRHNQTVDSSHRNENTNVSQVDTAPSAPSFDLLDVEDPELMSHISTSNNIRNENNVTRNYYSQQQRWTTQPQNLPPSYNSEMLVLYPAQSLPNYPPPQYGRYIRNENNVTRNYRNYRQQICFI; encoded by the exons ATGGCCAGTTCCGTCAATAATGATGCCACCACTCCTGTCTTCACTACCACTTCTACTACTACCCAAGTTGCCACTcgtactactactaccacccctactactaccactactactactactaccactactccTACTACCACCCCTACTACTACCActcctactactaccactactccTACTACCACCCCTAGTACTACCACCACCCCTACGACTACCGCCACCTTTACCACTACCACAACCCCTACTACTACCACCACCCCTACTGCTATTAACACCCCTACCACCACCATCCCTATGACTACCACCACCCCTACTcttaccactactactactcgCACTACTACTTCCTATACTATAGCTTCCACCCG tgCTTCCGATGATGACAGGGAAGCTACTATCTCTTTTACTTACCAGAACATGAGGGAATGTACAGGATTGCGTGTACAATATCATCCAACTGCAGCCAATG AAAAATCCATCCCAAGAGTTTACATTGTCTTCCAGCAGTACTACGGCGTATGTGCACCGCGGTCTTTTACATTGGCTATACATTCGGAAATAATGTCCTGGAATAATGAAG GAAAGTATTTCTATCTTGCCCTTGACTTCTCAACATTGATGTCTGGATACTGTATTGCATACAGAATAACTAAATGTGGAGGTGATGTGAAACATTGCATAGCCTTGAACAATCAAACTCAATATTACCAGGTTCCACTCGATATTAACCACTGCACTG caACCAGAACAGTTTCTACCACCATGAGATCAACAATTATCACGAAGGCAGCAACCGGCGGGTCAAGGTTGAAGCCTTCAAAAAAGAAGCTCGATGACTCAA CATTGGCGACTTTGATATCTCTCTCAATTGTTGGATTGGTAGTCCTATTTATTGGAATAACCTGTTCAGTTGTACTAAATAAATGGATGAAAAAACAGAGACGAGCACGTCAACGTATTATATAcag AGAGAATCGTGCTCTTGCTGCTGAACCTGCTTCACGCAGAGAAACTCGGCAAACTGGATGTAGAATCTTTGTCCCTGGCAGTCCTGAAAATGACTCAACACCCCCCAGTTATAGCTCCTTATCTCCGTGGCTCGAGCGACTTAGACATAATCAAACTGTTGACAGCTCTCACCGCAATGAGAATACAAATGTTTCCCAAGTGGACACGGCTCCGTCTGCTCCTTCTTTTGACTTGCTTGACGTAGAGGACCCTGAGCTTATGAGCCATATAAGCACAAGCAACAATATCCGAAATGAGAATAATGTTACAAGAAATTATTACAGCCAACAACAAAGATGGACAACACAACCACAAAATCTTCCGCCCTCATACAATTCAGAAATGCTCGTATTATATCCGGCGCAAAGTTTGCCAAACTATCCACCGCCACAATATGGTCGTTATATCCGAAATGAGAATAATGTTACAAGAAACTACAGGAATTACAGACAACAAATTTGCTTCATTTAA